Proteins encoded by one window of Enterococcus faecalis:
- a CDS encoding ankyrin repeat domain-containing protein, whose amino-acid sequence MNKKNLMGLLSVVTIPLLAACQGGETPSAASKNSQTVTTQSSAKTESTSTTRSVAQTTSKEEVKEPMKTYEVGALLEAANQRDTKKVKEILQDTTYQVDEVDTEGNTPLNIAVHNNDIEIAKALIDRDADINLQNSISDSPYLYAGAQGRTEILAYMLKNATPDLTKHNRYGGNALIPAAEKGHIDNVKLLLEDGREDIDFQNDFGYTALIEAVGLREGNQLYQDIVKLLMENGADQSIKDNSGRTAMDYANQKGYTEISKILAQYN is encoded by the coding sequence ATGAACAAAAAAAATTTAATGGGGCTATTAAGTGTCGTGACCATTCCATTACTTGCTGCGTGTCAAGGAGGAGAAACACCTTCCGCAGCGTCAAAAAATAGTCAAACGGTGACTACTCAAAGTAGTGCAAAAACTGAAAGCACCAGTACAACCCGTTCGGTGGCTCAAACAACATCAAAAGAGGAAGTGAAAGAACCGATGAAGACCTATGAAGTGGGTGCGCTTTTAGAAGCAGCCAATCAACGAGATACGAAGAAGGTCAAGGAAATTTTACAAGATACTACTTATCAAGTGGATGAAGTCGACACAGAAGGCAATACACCGCTCAATATTGCTGTGCACAATAATGACATTGAGATTGCAAAAGCGTTGATTGATCGGGATGCCGATATTAATCTGCAAAATAGCATTAGTGATAGTCCCTATCTTTATGCGGGAGCGCAAGGACGTACGGAGATTTTAGCGTATATGTTAAAAAATGCGACACCAGATTTAACTAAGCATAACCGTTACGGTGGCAATGCGTTAATTCCGGCAGCTGAAAAAGGACATATTGACAATGTGAAGCTCTTGTTAGAAGATGGACGAGAAGACATAGATTTCCAAAATGACTTTGGCTATACAGCATTGATTGAGGCAGTGGGGTTACGTGAAGGGAACCAACTTTACCAAGATATTGTAAAATTGTTAATGGAAAATGGTGCGGATCAATCCATTAAAGACAATTCTGGTCGAACAGCAATGGACTATGCCAATCAAAAAGGTTATACGGAAATTAGTAAAATTTTAGCACAGTACAACTAA